The stretch of DNA tctttcctcGCTTGCTCCAGTTTCAATCTAATGCCGTGACCTCCTTTTAGCAGCTTCTCCCATTTCTCTTACCCATATACCGCTATCTTTCGTCCTTACGCGTCGCTTCCTCCTTCTTGCTCGTATCGATCTCAATCGCAATCCCGGAAGAGCCTGATTCGCGCGTCTAACTTAATTTCGCATAAGCGAGGCAAATTGCGTTacattttggtattaaaaGCGCGTCTGGTGTACTAGGATGGTATCTTCGGAAAATTACGGCGTGTAAGTTTATTGATCCAAAGTCGAGAAATCCAAATCCCGTTAAATTAATTCGATTTAACGATGTTGATTGAATTTAAACCTGTAATCTTGTTTTCTTCCTTTTAATAACGTCACCCCAATATCACTTTCTCTCCTGCGAGTAAAGTTTCGAAACTCGAGGTTAATCAATCCAATCGTCCTGACTTTCGATTAAAATCTCACTCTGATCGTTCAAGTTTTATTCCATCTATTTTAAGGCAATCTTGATTGCGGtgggaagaaagaaaaatttgtgcctgcgattattttatattttattacatgacGAACTatgcaacaaatatttaaaaaaaaaaacacggaaataaaaatagattgacGAACGACGGTATGTTCTTTTCATAATcgatgtattaataataataacaagtATTGAGTGCAAAGATAAgaatacgaaaaataatttatttacaaaatttcacGTTTATTTTCTCTGTAAACTGTATTGAACGAAGTgcatattctttaaatataaatgcacaCATCACGTAGCGAGGTGTAAGGTGAATATTTCGCGAATAAATGTTGCAGACGCGGTGGAAAGGGTGGATTCGTCAGTTTACATAAAACCAGCGCGGAGCATTCGCCAGCGACGAGCGGATACGGCGCGACTGTTGCAAACTGTATATACAGCAGCAGCGATGTGTTTTTCATATGCATTTCACGTAAAACGCTATTATTGGACCTGGTTACATATCTCGTCATAGCACGACTTGTGTCAACGCTTTTTTTGTTCTCGCGATATCATCCTGCGCTTCAGCGCGGACACCTGGCATTATGACGTAGATAATATACCATTATCTAgtcattgaaataataaaccaGCACGTTTTATATCCATCAGTTCTCGCGTATTTAATCCTACAGATGCTGCAAAGTTTTGTCTTCGTGCTGTCTGGAAAGATTGAAAAGAAATCCTTAAATAATctctcaaatttttaaagaattggTTCGCAAAGTCTGAGTAAACATCTCTCGgccttttaaattttctttccacATATAATATtcaggaaaagaaaaagagaataatttctgtttcttttCTGCACTATTGCAGATAAATATGTTACTTGTATTagctgttattatttttacatctacatcttaattaatattcttcagcaaacttttgcaaatttttccaaagcagaaattatttaacatccGGCGTTAGAGTAATTTGTGCGTCTAACAAAAACATTGTTTCTCCAGGTGATAAGTTTCGCCTCGTCCTGGCGACGACATTGCGCGAGGATGGATATCCCGACGGCAACGAGTGGAATCCTTTGGAGCAGGAGGGCGGCTCCAGAGCGGATAGCTTCGAGTACGTCATGTCCGGCAAGGTGTACCGGATCGAAGGCGACGAAGCCAGCAATGAGCCCAGCAGCAGACTGTAAGTAGccgtcaatttttttctcgtatatCAAAAATAGATCGGCTGAGAAATCAACACCATTTTTTCtcgcataaaattcaattatttctagTAAAGCCAATCAATCATTAAAAGAATTAGCGAATTAACGATTGGCATATTTTgtgattaattgaaaaattgaaattaagagGCGGAACAAAAAACTGGGAATTGATTTCTCGGATTGATCAACAATTTATCATACTGACTCAGAGTCAAGATTCGTTTACACTGCTGCGATATCGACTTGAAATTTATCTTGGTTTACAAAGCGTGTGTGagataattaaagatttatttatctaagtaaaagaatttattttagcatTACGATATCTAATATCAGTGTGACAATTACACGGAATCGATCAAAATTTCTGTGCGTTACACTTAACTTTTGTTTATAATCAATGCCATTATTGATTGTACCTTGTGTTATTGAGTTTTTGGAGTAAACTTTCGTTCGTGCATATTTTTTCAGGCACTGATTAGTGCCTGAAAATCGTGTGTGGTGTAAACGGATCTGTGCTCCTTTTCATGTCCGAGCCGAATCAAGAGATTTGTTTCACGAGAAACACAGATCcctattatgcaaaattaacaTACTAACTGCCGTCATTCATTTACGAATGACactattgttattgttttgGTGCGTCATGCAACATTGCATGACACTAATTTTTTCCTGTTAAATCACGGCGTTGAAATAAGAATGACGATTTATAAAGAGAttcactaaatttttttttaattattcatgttTAAGAGGAAAttcatttatatgtaattattcttgatattgcataaaaatataattttaactttataataaacaatatgcTGAATCTCCAATTTAGACTTCAGGCTGCTCATGATTCtaagaagaatttttatgataatcaCTTGGCagttaatatgttaaaaaatgtcattacAGAAATAGCTTTTGTAAATAGCTTGCTTGAAAATTACTCTAAGCAGGCTTTTATAACAAACACCTGCGATACCGTCGATGCTGATTATTTTACGCTCCCTCAGTTACAACTCTTGGTTCTGCTCGGATACAAATACGTTGGCCCGGGTTTATCGAATCTACGCACGGACGCACGTCACGACGCGGTGACGTGTCGTGCGAACGACGCATCGATGCGCGACAGACTTTCTGCTGTGTAGTCTCCTATTGGCTCGTTTTCAACGCTCTCAATGAAGCCGCGTGAGCTTCCGAAAACAACTTTCTGCGCCGCTCATAGAAAGAAATtggctctctctttctctctccttctatGTTGTCGTCGGTTATCGCTCTGAACAAGGTCTCGACCGGATAGAGAGAGGCGATTATACCATCGTCTTGTTTATTCAACGATCATTCTTACATAATTAGCGAACGATGGCGAAATAAGAGAATATTAAGTCCCACAAGAAACCTCTAGCAGACCATTTTTATTCCGTCGATtgacggtataaacaaaattgcaaataaatacgtaaaaaatacGTGGTTTGCGCAATATATCTCTTcgatatttaactttttcttaaCTCTTAAAGAATGGAAAgtcaattttcttatttattttgagaGAATAAAGTGAGTGAAACCTTGctttgaagaaaatatcgtataaagaataatatttctaagtTTACTTAGTTACTTATTTAGTTTTTACTTCTCGacttacaataaatattgtatcagcaattgaaaaaaaaaaactactgTTGGAGGAGATATCGCGAATAAAACACCGATTGAATAGCTGGAAAGTTTGAGGTTGTTGTGCGAATTACGTGATACGCAATTGTCCAAACCTTGACACGATTGGCTGAGCACGCCGAAATAGTGCGTCATCGGGTGGGCCAATTTTAGCCTTGTCATTCATGAACTATGGATCAACCATTTTTTCAGAcgcaatacttttttaataatgttgaacaggaaacaatttatatacgattattcttattaccgcgtaaaaattcattttaatgTGTTCTTTATAATTAGCGGAATGAGgctctaataaaatattctagtataaaaattacattcaaaTTAAGGATAACTTTTATGACATTATCATCGTGTTAGGAAGAACATTTGAAACTCCATTTATTGAACAAATTTTCGATCCAACTTGTATGATGAAATCTACTGTTCAAAATTACTTCCCGATCTGACGGGAAAACGAAGGTTACGCGAGTGTTGGACTTGGCATTTAAACCGAGTCGA from Linepithema humile isolate Giens D197 chromosome 2, Lhum_UNIL_v1.0, whole genome shotgun sequence encodes:
- the Polr2H gene encoding DNA-directed RNA polymerases I, II, and III subunit RPABC3 isoform X2, yielding MDLILDINSWLYPMELGDKFRLVLATTLREDGYPDGNEWNPLEQEGGSRADSFEYVMSGKVYRIEGDEASNEPSSRLSAYVSFGGLLMRLQGDANNLHGFEIDQHMYLLMKKLAF